In the Paramisgurnus dabryanus chromosome 5, PD_genome_1.1, whole genome shotgun sequence genome, one interval contains:
- the LOC135732788 gene encoding carbonic anhydrase 4-like, which produces MNQCYCWSHRTLTMKCLISLYLLTSILHLSSSANWCYQTQVSCDGHCKGPELWKEENQECGKNRQSPINIVTKKTKLDERLTPLKFNGYETKFDSIIKNNGHSVQVNIPNTPTVSGGNLGETYKAIQFHLHWGRDGGPGSEHTIDGEQYPMELHIVHMKQRYNKIDDALKDPSGIAVLGFFYEESNSANKGYDQLIDALKKIQNKNGNMTLRKISLNQLILSEERMTNYYRYNGSLTTPGCNEVVVWTVFENPIPLSKEQLQAFSSLYFHDGKRMVQTFRPVQSRNGRVVYRSSGQVFVASALLLFTSITTAFSLI; this is translated from the exons ATGAATCAGTGTTATTGCTGGAGTCACAGGACGCTTACAATGAAGTGTCTCATTTCACTTTACCTTCTGACATCAATTCTGCATTTATCCAGCAGTGCAA ATTGGTGCTACCAGACACAAGTGAGTTGTGATGGACATTGTAAAG GTCCAGAGCTTTGGAAGGAAGAAAACCAAGAGTGTGGAAAAAACAGACAGTCACCGATCAACATCGTGACAAAGAAAACCAAACTTGACGAGCGTCTGACGCCTCTTAAATTTAACGGTTATGAGACCAAATTCGACAGCATCATAAAAAACAACGGTCACTCCG TTCAGGTGAATATACCCAACACACCTACAGTGTCTGGAGGAAACCTGGGAGAGACATATAAAGCCATTCAGTTTCATCTTCACTGGGGAAGAGACGGAGGACCCGGATCTGAACACACCATTGATGGAGAACAGTATCCTATGGAG CTGCATATCGTCCATATGAAACAAAGATACAACAAGATAGATGATGCACTGAAAGATCCATCTGGCATCGCAGTTCTGGGATTCTTCTACGAG GAGTCAAACAGCGCAAACAAAGGCTATGACCAGCTTATAGATGCCTTAAAGAAAATACAGAACAAGA ATGGAAACATGACTCTTCGAAAGATCTCGCTTAACCAGTTGATTCTGTCAGAGGAGAGAATGACTAATTATTACCGTTACAATGGATCTTTAACCACACCAGGCTGCAATGAAGTCGTTGTCTGGACTGTCTTTGAAAATCCCATTCCTCTCAGCAAAGAACAG CTTCAAGCATTTTCATCCCTGTACTTCCATGATGGGAAGAGAATGGTGCAAACATTTCGACCTGTACAGTCTCGTAATGGACGTGTAGTGTATCGGTCAAGTGGTCAGGTGTTCGTAGCCAGCGCTCTGCTTCTCTTTACCTCCATCACTACAGCGTTCAGTCTCATCTGA